DNA from Terriglobia bacterium:
GGAGTGTAGGGCACTTCCCGTTCGGAGCCACTGACTGAGAACTTGGCCGTCCCATTTCTCAGAATGAGAACCTGATCGGTGGGGGTCCCCGCTATGGTTCCTTTTGCAGTGAATTTCGAAGGGATCGCCGATTTGTCCAGCTCCAGTGTCGATTCGAGATCAACGGTGGCTCCTGGCACTCTCAGGTCCGTGTGCCCTTTGACGGAAAAACCTCCCTCCGCAGCGCAGGCGACCTCGAACGCCTCACGCCCCACCGGTTGCCCGTTCATGGTGAAGAGATAAACTCCTTTGCCGCACAGGGCAGAGGAGAGCAGGGAGGGTGCCGGGGGGAGCGCGGAGGTTTCCGGCTTGGCCGCCGCTTCTTTCGGAGTGGAAGACTTGCCGGGAGCGGCCGCTTGCTTTGAAAACAATAATTCGGGAATGAACAGGAGGATGACAAGGAAAATGGATACCGTTGATTTCATCTGACTCCTCACAATGGGATTATTTGCAGCTGGAAGATTGTCCGCGCAGGCGCTGTCTCCGGCGTGATGATGTGCTCTACACCGGGCACGAGGGTCGATCCATCGTATCTTACCACTGATGCGGTGTGCCGGAGTAAGCCAAACTCATGGGGGATCCGGAAATCGCGTGACGATCTCCTTCGGATGAGGTTTCATTCCGGAAGCGGAGATCTCTCTGAATCTGATACAATATCTGGTTTGACTGCGCCTTCTTCGTGCCCCATCGAGATCTTTGTTGCACGATCTCGCAGACAGATAGCCCAAAAGCGGTTTCTTGACGTGTGAAGTGGACTGAGTTCATGATGCGAAAGATTCTATTCACTTTAATCGCGCTCATACTTTTGGGAACAGTGGTCTTTGTCATCGATCTCTACTTTACCAATGGCAACATGCAGATGTTGGCCAGTAGCAATCCGGATGTCCGGATGGCCCTCGAGCAGATCGGAGTCACCGCTCCCCGCTGGGACACCTTGATTCTATCGGCCGAAAAGGAGGCGGCGATTCCAGCCCCAGTCCTGTGGGCGACTTGGAGCCGACTGGAGGAGTGGCCGGTATGGTCGCATCCGCTGCATGTCTCCGCGCGCTGGGTCGGTGACGCCGAATGGAAGCCCGGCTCGAAATTCGAGCAGAAGCTCAGTTTGGGGTTTCCCGTGGGGGAGGTGATTTCCCGGGAAGAAGTTGGATCGGTCAATAAGGGCCGGAGGGTTGTGTGGTCAAAGAACGAGGGTGGTATTAAATCCTGCCATATTTGGTCATTCGAGAGACAGCCCGATGGAACGACACGGGTCACCAACACCGAAGTGTTCCAGGGCAGGAAGATGGGTTGGATCCGCCCGCTGGTGGCGAGGCGGTGGCAGCGTATGTTTGCGGCAAGTGTGGAAGGTTTGGTTCAAACAGCCCAAAATCGAACTCGATAGAAACCGGTCAGTCATCGTTTCTCTTGGAAGGGAGCTATGGAAGAAAACGCCATGCAATCAGCGCCGGTCAGCTTGATGACCCTGGTGAGTTATCAGCCGGGCTCCATCGTGAGCCGGCAAATCGTCAAAAAAGATAAAGGGAATGTCACTCTGTTCGCCTTTGATGAAGGTCAAGCCTTGAGCGAGCACACGGCGCCCTTTGACGCCCTGGTGTACGTGCTCGAAGGGGAATCAGAAGTCACAATATCCGGAAAGCCTCACGTCTTGAAGTCCGGGGAAATTATTCTTATGCCGGCCGGTCAGCCCCATGCCGTGAGGGCTTTAAAACAATTCAAGATGGTGCTGACGATGATCCGTTCATAGGGGACACGGACGAACGCGGACGACACGGAGAGGGCAGGGTAAAAACCTTGCTTTCATCGTAAGCAGTGGCCAGACTGCTCTCGGCATGGTCAAGGACCTTTGTACAATCCTATGCCAGGGCCAAGGAAGGAGCTTATGGGGATTAGAATTGTTCAAGTGGACGCATTTACCGACAAACCATTTGCTGGAAACCCTGCGGCCGTATGTGTGCTTTCCCAACGGCGGGACGACCGCTGGTTGCAGGATGTGGCCCGGGAGATGAACCTCTCCGAAACCTCATTCTTATGGAAGAGGGAAGACGGGTATGATCTGCGATGGTTTACTCCGGCGGCCGAAGTGGATCTGTGCGGTCATGCCACTGTGGCGGGCGCTCATGTGTTGTGGGAGGATGGACATCTGCCCCAAGGAGTCCAAGCGCGCTTTCATACGCGGAGCGGATTGTTGACGGCTGATCGCGTTGGGGAGTGGATTGAGCTTGATTTTCCTGCAAAAGCGGAAGAGCCGGCAGAGACGCCCCCTGGGCTCCAGGAAGCCCTGGGTGTCGTCCCGAAGTACGTGGGGAGAAACCAGTTTGACTACCTCGTGGAACTGGGTTCAGAGGCGGCGGTCCGGGGCCTGAAGCCGAATTTTACACAACTCGGAACCCTTCCTGTCCGGGGAGTCATTGTGACGACTCGATCCGAATCACATCAGTTCGATTTTGTGTCCCGGTTTTTTGCTCCGGCCGTCGGCATCAATGAAGACCCGGTCACCGGTTCAGCCCACTGCTGTCTCGGACCCTTCTGGTCGAATCGACTAAAGAAGAAAGAAATGCTGGCCTATCAAGCCTCCGCCCGCGGCGGGGTGATTCGAGTCCGCGTCGATGGAGACCGGGTTCATCTGGGCGGTCAGGCGGTGACGGTTTTGCGCGGAGAGCTGGCTGTATCCTAGCCTTTGAAAAGTTCCTCGACCTGCTCCTTGTCCACGTCCATCACATAACGGATCCCGCTGATGGTAGCGGCTTCCGGGGTCAGGGCGGCAAGATCATCGCGCGTTAGATATTCCGTGGAAAACTTCCGGCTTCCCGCCATCAGTTGCCGCAACCCCTGGGCCAACCGCTCGTAGTAGGTATACAGCCCGAGAGCGCCGGTGGGCAGAGTTTCGAACACTTCATCCCCCAGCTCCTGCCTGAGGGCTGTGGCGGTGACAAAGATTTCATCCCGCGTGTCGCCAAAGCGCTCCACGTAGACGGGCAACTGATTCTCTTCGATGGCCCGTCCGATGGTCTTTCCGACCATGGCGGCCGCGATGGGGGCCCGAGCCATCCCCACAAGCTTGACAAAGGGTGCGCCCAGCGCGAGTCCCTTGAAGATCTGATCTTCGAACGTGAATCCTCCGGCAACGGCAAGCGCGGGAACATATCGCCCCTCCCCGGCCAGCCGTTTGGCGTACTGGTACAGCAGGGAATGCAACTCTACGGGAGGTACGCCCCATTCGTTCATCATTCGCCAGGGGCTCATCCCTGTGCCGCCGCCGGCGCCATCGACGGTGAGGAGGTCAATCTTGTACTTGGAGGCATACACGATGGCGCGAGCCAGGTCGACAGGACGGTAAGCTCCGGTCTTCAGGAAAACATACTTGGCACCCGCCCGGCGAAGCTCTTCAACTCTCCGAGCAAAAGACTCTTCGGTGACCATGCCCACACGGGAGTGGCGCTCGAATTCCTTGAAGGCACCGCGTTCAAAAGCCTTGATAACGAGGGGGTCGGTGGGGTCGGGCAGGACAATGTACCCGCGGTCGAAAAGCACCTGGGCCTTCTTCAGATTATTGATTTTGACCTCGCCCCCGATGTCCTTCGCCCCCTGTCCCCACTTCATCTCGACGCATTCCACGCCCAGCTGTTCGATGGCGTATTCATGCACCCCCAGGCGGGTGTCTTCAATGTTGGATTGGACGATGATGGCGCCGTACCCCTTGCGCTGGTAATCTTTGTAGAGTCTCACACGGCGCTTCAGGTCGACCGTGTCGACGACCTTCCCATCCTTAAACTGTGCTTCCGGGTCCATCCCCGCCACGTTTTCACCAATCGTCAGCCCGGTCCCGGCCAGCGCCGAGCCGATGGCAAGCCCCTCCCAGTTATTCTTGGCGATGTTGGTTGAGCCGATCCCGGGGATGATCCAGGGTAGATGGAATTTTATTCCCTGATCGTGGCCGATGGCCACGTCCAGGTTCACCTTGGGAAAGATCGCCTTGTCGCTATCGGCCTCGATGCCGTGTGCGCCGGCGGCGGTGCCCATGATGTTGAAGTGGGAATAGTCCACCGGGTAAGATTTCTCGCCCGCCGTGGTGATCACCCCAAACGGCTGTGGATAACTCACCTCGTGGCCGCGATAGGCCGACTTGCCAATCTCGCACATTCCAATGCAGCCGTCCACGCAGGTCACGCACATTCCGGAGGCGGGAACAATGGAGCCCTCGGTCCGGTTCTTGGTCAAGGTTGCCGCTGAGGCGTTGATTTTTGAAAGTGACATAGTGCTGCTCTCCTTTGGTCTTCTTAATCTTTTCCGATTTCGCATGCCACACAAGGCTTCATGTAGCACATCATGTCGTCATAGGGTTCCTTCTCGAGGCAGGGCGGACTGAGATTGGCACAGCCGCCACAGATGGCTTTTTCCGGCTCCGTGTAAGTGCACCGGAGCTGGCAGGCGGGGCAGACATACATGCAGCCGCCGCAGAGGCGGCACACGTCCGATTGGACA
Protein-coding regions in this window:
- a CDS encoding SRPBCC family protein; amino-acid sequence: MMRKILFTLIALILLGTVVFVIDLYFTNGNMQMLASSNPDVRMALEQIGVTAPRWDTLILSAEKEAAIPAPVLWATWSRLEEWPVWSHPLHVSARWVGDAEWKPGSKFEQKLSLGFPVGEVISREEVGSVNKGRRVVWSKNEGGIKSCHIWSFERQPDGTTRVTNTEVFQGRKMGWIRPLVARRWQRMFAASVEGLVQTAQNRTR
- a CDS encoding cupin domain-containing protein, translated to MQSAPVSLMTLVSYQPGSIVSRQIVKKDKGNVTLFAFDEGQALSEHTAPFDALVYVLEGESEVTISGKPHVLKSGEIILMPAGQPHAVRALKQFKMVLTMIRS
- a CDS encoding PhzF family phenazine biosynthesis protein, encoding MGIRIVQVDAFTDKPFAGNPAAVCVLSQRRDDRWLQDVAREMNLSETSFLWKREDGYDLRWFTPAAEVDLCGHATVAGAHVLWEDGHLPQGVQARFHTRSGLLTADRVGEWIELDFPAKAEEPAETPPGLQEALGVVPKYVGRNQFDYLVELGSEAAVRGLKPNFTQLGTLPVRGVIVTTRSESHQFDFVSRFFAPAVGINEDPVTGSAHCCLGPFWSNRLKKKEMLAYQASARGGVIRVRVDGDRVHLGGQAVTVLRGELAVS
- a CDS encoding FMN-binding glutamate synthase family protein, which encodes MSLSKINASAATLTKNRTEGSIVPASGMCVTCVDGCIGMCEIGKSAYRGHEVSYPQPFGVITTAGEKSYPVDYSHFNIMGTAAGAHGIEADSDKAIFPKVNLDVAIGHDQGIKFHLPWIIPGIGSTNIAKNNWEGLAIGSALAGTGLTIGENVAGMDPEAQFKDGKVVDTVDLKRRVRLYKDYQRKGYGAIIVQSNIEDTRLGVHEYAIEQLGVECVEMKWGQGAKDIGGEVKINNLKKAQVLFDRGYIVLPDPTDPLVIKAFERGAFKEFERHSRVGMVTEESFARRVEELRRAGAKYVFLKTGAYRPVDLARAIVYASKYKIDLLTVDGAGGGTGMSPWRMMNEWGVPPVELHSLLYQYAKRLAGEGRYVPALAVAGGFTFEDQIFKGLALGAPFVKLVGMARAPIAAAMVGKTIGRAIEENQLPVYVERFGDTRDEIFVTATALRQELGDEVFETLPTGALGLYTYYERLAQGLRQLMAGSRKFSTEYLTRDDLAALTPEAATISGIRYVMDVDKEQVEELFKG